Genomic DNA from Fimbriimonas ginsengisoli Gsoil 348:
ATTGGGCTCCGCAAGGCGATCGGTGCGAAGCGGGAGAGCATTTTGTGGCAGTTCCTGCTGGAGAGCGTGGTCATGTGCACCGTCGGCGGTCTCATTGGCGTGCTCCTCGGCACCGCCACGGTATTCCTCATTTCCGGTTTGCTGAAGGTGCCGCCGGTGCTGAACAGCCAGGCGATCTTGATGGCGTTCGGATTCTCCGCCGGAGTTGGCCTGTTCTTCGGCCTCTATCCGGCGATGCGCGCCAGCCGGCTCCAACCGATCGAGGCTCTGCGGTACGAGTAGAGCCTATACGTTAACCAGACAGCCGCACTCGAGCCGAATTTCAATGGGCGTGTTCAGACGACGAACGCCTTCGAGCCGGTGGTGATAGACCTGCCCGGTGTATGGATCGACGACCACTACGTCCTTTACTCCTCGGTTGAGATAGAAAGGCGGATTCATCTCGAGGTCCTTGGTCTCCGAGCCCCGGCTCACTACTTCAACCACGGCTTCCGGTACGAGCGTTACCGCCTCATCCTCTTCGTCGGGCTCTCGGCAGAAGATCGCGATATCGGGTCGCTTCAGCGATCCATCACTGAATTGCACATAGAGATCTTGGTAGGCGATGCATCCGCAACCGCTCGAAGATTCGGGGTCCGGCCGAATGGACTTTTCGATTCTCTTGGCGGTGCTGATGTGACGCTTTGCCGGCTGAACCTCCCAGATGCCGACACCGTTCATCAGTTCGAGCCGGTAACCGTTTTCGTCGGCCTCGACAAGCGCCTGCTTTAACAGAGTTGGGTCGACTAACCGGCTCATAAAGATATTATGCGGCAGGGCTACGACACGCTTTCGCGTCAATATCTCCGAACGTCGCAGCCTGAGCAAGGCAAAGCGCGTAACCTACACCAAGAATATGAGCAAGCCGGTTATTGAGGTCAATGGGATTTGCAAGGACTACGTGATGGGAGATCAGGTGGTCCACGCGTTGCGGTCCGTGAATCTGGTTATCGAGCCTGGCGAGTTCGTCGCGATCATGGGGCCGTCGGGCTCGGGCAAGTCGACCTTCATGAACGTCATCGGCTGCCTCGACCGACCGACGGCCGGCGAATATCTCCTGAACGGCGAGGCGGTCGCCCGGATGGGCGACAACGCTCTGGCCGAGATCCGGAACAAATACATCGGCTTCGTGTTCCAGAACTTCAATCTCCTCCCCCGCACCTCCGCGCTCAAGAACGTCGAGCTCCCGCTGATGTACGCCGGGGCGAAGGGCCGAACCGCGCGCGCCAAGAAGGCGTTGGAATTGGTCGGCCTGGCCCAGCGAATGGACCACACCCCGGCGATGCTCTCCGGCGGGCAGCAGCAACGCGTGGCGATCGCCCGCGCGATCGTGAACGACCCGGTGCTGATTCTGGGTGACGAGCCGACGGGAAACCTGGACTCCCGCACGAGCGAGGAAATCATGGCCGTTTTCCAGCAGCTCAACCGCGAGGGGAAGACGGTCGTGATCGTCACCCACGAAGAGGACGTCGCTCAGCACTGCAAGCGAATCATTCGATTTAAAGACGGCTACGTCCGCGTGGACGAGCGAGTTGAAAAGCCGGTTGACGCCCGCGACATCATCGCGAACATGTCGGCGCCGGAAGATGAGCTGGTCGCGGCGAAGTAAGCCTTAGCTTTGCCGGCTGCCCCCGGCTCACAAAGTTTGCCAAGGCGGCAGCTATTGGGCTCCGCCTCCGTCGCCGACAATCGGTAGGCCCATAGATCGCAGATTTTTGGTTCGGAATTCAACCTGGTATCGAGCTTAATGTGGCCGGAAGAGGGCTAACGGAAGAGGTACAAAGCGAAGTTTGAACCCCGTCCGGACCGGGGACCAGGCTGCGCGCAAACAAAAGTAGCTCGATTATTGGATTTCCGAAGTAACCTAGCACTAACATGCGGTTCTATGCTGCTTTACTCTTTGCTCTTGCACTAATCCTATCCGGCTGCGGGGGTGGAGGCGGGGGGCCCTCGACCGGTGGAACGACGATTCCGAATGCAACCTTCCACATCGCCTGGCCCGCTCGAACCCGAGCTTCGTTGACCGGACTTGCTTCGGCTCAATCGGCGACGGTCATCCTGCAACATGCGGCGGCGAACGGCGGCGATGTTCAGGTGAAAGTGGATCGAGCCGCCGACCCGGCCGCGTACACGGCTACATACTCGGTTGGGCATGCGATCCTGACGTCGGTTACTTCTCTGACCGCCACTTTCTATTCCTTGCCTGCGGAGGCGGGCATCGTGGTCGGAACGGCAACTGCCACCGTTAACGTTAACAACGGCAGTCTGGACCTGGCGACGGTAAA
This window encodes:
- a CDS encoding Uma2 family endonuclease encodes the protein MSRLVDPTLLKQALVEADENGYRLELMNGVGIWEVQPAKRHISTAKRIEKSIRPDPESSSGCGCIAYQDLYVQFSDGSLKRPDIAIFCREPDEEDEAVTLVPEAVVEVVSRGSETKDLEMNPPFYLNRGVKDVVVVDPYTGQVYHHRLEGVRRLNTPIEIRLECGCLVNV
- a CDS encoding ABC transporter ATP-binding protein, which gives rise to MSKPVIEVNGICKDYVMGDQVVHALRSVNLVIEPGEFVAIMGPSGSGKSTFMNVIGCLDRPTAGEYLLNGEAVARMGDNALAEIRNKYIGFVFQNFNLLPRTSALKNVELPLMYAGAKGRTARAKKALELVGLAQRMDHTPAMLSGGQQQRVAIARAIVNDPVLILGDEPTGNLDSRTSEEIMAVFQQLNREGKTVVIVTHEEDVAQHCKRIIRFKDGYVRVDERVEKPVDARDIIANMSAPEDELVAAK